The region GTGTGTGTGTCGCTTTCGAAGCTCTAGTGATTCAGGTGGTGAGGCGGCTACCTATGAGTTCAGAAGTAAGCGGAGGACGCATTGATGAAGCGAATGACTGCCGAACTCTCCAGGGTGAGAACAAGCGGTATTCTATTGCGGCTATTTCTTGCGTTGGCGATTCTCTTGAGCGCGACGAACACGGCGTTCTGTCAGGTGGAGCGCGCCACAATTACAGGTGTCGTGAACGATAAGGCCGGCGCCAATATTGCTCAGGCAACGGTGAAGGTGGTTGACGAGGGTACTAATCAGGCAATCACCGTAAAGACCGATTCTTCAGGAGCGTATACGGTGGGTAATCTGACTCCTGGAGGCTACACAGTTACGATCTCCAGTCCTGGCTTTGCCCAGCAGGTGATCCGCCATTACACCGTGCAGGTAAGTCAGATCGCGCGCCTCGATGTAACGCTTGATGTGGGAGCAGTGACCGAGAGTGTCGAAGTCAACAGTACTGGGCCAATTCTTAAGAGCGACGACGCTACGGTCAACCAGGTCATCTCGCCGAGTGCAGTTGCCCAACTGCCTCTCAATGGGCGTAATCTTGCGCAGTTAGCGGTGATTGCCCCTGGCGTGACCGGACTGAACTACGCGCCCACGAATACAATCGGATCCGGCACACGTCCTGATGAACTTCGCCCAGGTGGCACGACGATCGAAGCCAATGGTGCTCGGGATAGCGCCAACAAGCTGCTTCTGGACGGTATAGACAACACAGAGATGATCGCCCAGACCCAGATTGTCCGCCCAAGTATCGAGGCGCTGCAGGAGTTCAATGTGATCACCAGCAATGCTGGTGCAGAATACAATCGAGGCGGCGGCGCTATCGTAGTCACCAGTACCAAACAAGGTACGAATTCATTCCACGGCTCTATTTATGAATACATCCGTAACTCCGGCGTGGATGCGAAGAACTACTTTGTGCGTCCAGGTGCTCCTAATCCTCGTTATCAACTGAATGACTTCGGAGAGCGCCTCGGCGGGCCCATCATGAGGAATAAGGCCTTTTTCTTCGTGAACTATGAAGGATACTACGAACGATCTGCGAGCACTCTTCTCAGCACTGTTCCAACGCTGGCGATGCGCAACGGCGATTTCCGCGGGGTCGCACACGTCTATGATCCTACGACTACCGATTCGGTGACACATGCGCGTCAACAATTTTCTTATCAAGGCAACCCCGATGTGATTGATCCAGCCAAAACGGATCCGATCGGTCGTGCGCTGGTGAATGCTTATCCGCTTCCAGACCCCGGCACCGGGTTGACAAACAATCTGACTGTGTACCCCCTGAAGAGAAGCAATGATAATCGTGGTGACGCTCGCGTGGATTACCAGATATCCCCAACCCAGACATTTTTTGCGCGTTACTCGGTCAACGATACGCAAATTCAGATGCCAAATACGCTCAATGACTCAATTGGCGGTAATGAAAACTCTTTTTCTGGGCCGCAGTCTAACCGTGGACAGCAAGGAGTCATTGACTATAACAAGGTGATCAACTCGAGTCTGGTGGGTGACTATCGTTTTGGTTTCACGCGATTCTCGAGTTATCTGCTTCCTTACGTTCTGACGTCTCCCATCTGGTCGACGATTCCCGGCAGGCTCCCGCTTCCGGGATATCAGCCGCTTGGCTCAGATATCGGACCGGTGGCACCCATCATCGCTCCTTCAGGCTACTTTGGTGAGGGCAATTCACGCGGCGAACCACAGATCCGCAGAGAGCACCTCTGGGAGAACATCGCGACGCTGGTCTGGCAGCGTGGGAAGCATAATCTGAAATTTGGTGTGGACATCATGAACTATCGCATTTCTGAAACAGACACTCCCCCGGGCCAGAGTCCGTTCGGCCGGTTTAATTTTGACAGCAACTTTACCAATAATCCGTTGTCGACGGCGGGCACAGGAAATGCTATAGCATCAATGATGCTGGGATATCCGTCGAACACGGCGCGCGATTTTTTCCTTCCTGGAACAGCTCACGTCAATACGAATGAGTACAACGTCTTTGTCTCAGATAACTGGCGCGTGACGCAGAAGCTGACTATCAATGCGGGGCTCCACTATGAGGTAAACTCACCATTCTCCGATAGTAACGATAACTGGGTTAATTTCAATCCCGCGACAGCCAAGGTAGAGATAGCTGGACAGGACGGCGTTTCGCATACGGCGAACTGGAGAACGGACTACTCGTCGATTGGGCCACGCATCGGCATTGCATACACTGCAGATCCGATGACGGTCTTCCGCTTGGGGTATGGGATTTTCTATGATCCTCAGGGAAATCAGGGAACCACTATTCGGCAAGGACGTCAATGGCCATTTGATCTCATCTATTCAACCTCTCCCGGAAGCTTCTTTCCTTCGAACCGTGTTTCGCAAGGTTTTCTTACGCCGGACGACCTAGCACCAATCTTTGCGACTCCTTTCGGTACTCTGAAGGGAATCGATCATAACTTTAAAAATGCTATGACACAGCAGTTCAATTTGAGCATGCAGCGGCAGCTTAGCAGTAGTTCCACATTCACCATTGGGTATGTTGGAGCCTTGACGCATCGGCTTTCGTGGAATCAGCCGATCGACCAGCCAACCCCAGGTCCTGGTACGATCCAGCTCCGCCGTCCTTTCAATACTCAATTCCCGAACGTCACTGCGATTGCCTACTATCAATCTGTCGGCGTGGGCCTCTATAACTCTCTTCAGACCACGTTCCAGCAGCACCTGGCGCGTGGGTTCTTTCTTACGGCAAACTACGTGTGGGCTCACGCAAAAAATGATGCTCCTTACGACGGGGGCGGCAATGGACCTATTCCGCAGGATCCGCATAATCGGGCGGCCGACTATGGGGATTCAGACAATGATATTCGCAGCCGTTTGAACGTGTACGGCTCGTACGAGCTTCCGTTTGGCAAGGGAAGAACGTTCCTAAATAATTCTTCGTCCGTTACGAATGCATTCCTGTCCGGTTGGCGCCTAAACCTTATTGCGGTGGCTCAGTCCAGCCTGCCTTTCACGGTAACGATGAATGGTACTTCCACCAATACGGGAGCATCGAGCAGCAGAGTCAACCGGGTTCCAGGAGCAGCGGTTTATCCCACTAAGCGAACCGTTCCTTTGTGGTTCAACCCAAGAGCTTTTGTAGCGCCTCCGGCCTACCAGTACGGCGCAGAGCCGCGCAATTCTCTGCGGGGGCCACGTGAGACGAACTTCGACATGTCGATGGAAAAACAGACTACCTTCGGACACGAAATGAGTCTGCTCTTTCGCGTGGAGGCCTTCAATGTCTTCAACCATCCGCAGTTCGTAATTCCTGCCGCAGCAATTAATGCCAGCGGCGCGGGAGCAATTACGGCAACGTCGAACTCGGCTCGTCAATTGCAAGGTGCGTTACGGTTCTCTTTCTAGAAAGAGTTCAAAAGGCACAGGATGTTCGACCGTCCGGTAGCACATCCTCCTACGATGGCGATAACAGGGAGCAGAGATTGGTTAAACTCGAACAGCAGGGGATGCCAACCAGAAACCATCGGTTACGCTGGCTGTTGGTTTTCTGGCTCTTTGTTCTCAGCGCGGTCGCATATCTGGACCGCGTGAACATCTCGATTGCAGGGCAGGCGATCGCGAAAGAGTTTCACCTCAACAATGTTCAGCTGGGATGGCTGTTCAGTTCTTTTGTCCTGGGATATGCCTTGTTTCAGGCCCCGGCGGGACGTATAGCGGACAGGGTTGGGGCGCGTACCGTGCTCGGTGTTGCGGTGATCTGGTGGGCTGTCTTTACGAGTGCGATCACATTTGTGTCTCCGGAGATCGGATCCCTGGTCATTGTCCTGATCGGAATACGCTTTTTGCTAGGAATGGGGGAGGCTATTGTTTATCCCGCTTCCAATTGCATGGTTGCTGCATGGATCCCGACAAGCGAACGCGGGATTGCTAATGGGATTATCTTCGCGGGGGTCGGATTCGGAGCCGGATTAGCACCCCCCATCATTACCTACACTCTTCTGCGCTATGGGTGGCGGGCCTCGTTCTGGGTCAGCGCAGTCATCGGCGTCATTGCAGGAGTTGTATGGTTCACGATCGCGCGCGAGACCCCTGAAAAGCATCCGTGGGCTTCGCAGGAGGAGCGGAACTACATCGTCGCGGGCTTGCCGGAGAGCAAATATAGTTTGTCGGCCGCGAAACTGGGCTGGGGAACGATCGTCAGGGATCGCAACGTTCAGGCGTTATCGTTCAGTTATTTCACTTATGGTTATGCGGTC is a window of Edaphobacter sp. 12200R-103 DNA encoding:
- a CDS encoding TonB-dependent receptor — translated: MKRMTAELSRVRTSGILLRLFLALAILLSATNTAFCQVERATITGVVNDKAGANIAQATVKVVDEGTNQAITVKTDSSGAYTVGNLTPGGYTVTISSPGFAQQVIRHYTVQVSQIARLDVTLDVGAVTESVEVNSTGPILKSDDATVNQVISPSAVAQLPLNGRNLAQLAVIAPGVTGLNYAPTNTIGSGTRPDELRPGGTTIEANGARDSANKLLLDGIDNTEMIAQTQIVRPSIEALQEFNVITSNAGAEYNRGGGAIVVTSTKQGTNSFHGSIYEYIRNSGVDAKNYFVRPGAPNPRYQLNDFGERLGGPIMRNKAFFFVNYEGYYERSASTLLSTVPTLAMRNGDFRGVAHVYDPTTTDSVTHARQQFSYQGNPDVIDPAKTDPIGRALVNAYPLPDPGTGLTNNLTVYPLKRSNDNRGDARVDYQISPTQTFFARYSVNDTQIQMPNTLNDSIGGNENSFSGPQSNRGQQGVIDYNKVINSSLVGDYRFGFTRFSSYLLPYVLTSPIWSTIPGRLPLPGYQPLGSDIGPVAPIIAPSGYFGEGNSRGEPQIRREHLWENIATLVWQRGKHNLKFGVDIMNYRISETDTPPGQSPFGRFNFDSNFTNNPLSTAGTGNAIASMMLGYPSNTARDFFLPGTAHVNTNEYNVFVSDNWRVTQKLTINAGLHYEVNSPFSDSNDNWVNFNPATAKVEIAGQDGVSHTANWRTDYSSIGPRIGIAYTADPMTVFRLGYGIFYDPQGNQGTTIRQGRQWPFDLIYSTSPGSFFPSNRVSQGFLTPDDLAPIFATPFGTLKGIDHNFKNAMTQQFNLSMQRQLSSSSTFTIGYVGALTHRLSWNQPIDQPTPGPGTIQLRRPFNTQFPNVTAIAYYQSVGVGLYNSLQTTFQQHLARGFFLTANYVWAHAKNDAPYDGGGNGPIPQDPHNRAADYGDSDNDIRSRLNVYGSYELPFGKGRTFLNNSSSVTNAFLSGWRLNLIAVAQSSLPFTVTMNGTSTNTGASSSRVNRVPGAAVYPTKRTVPLWFNPRAFVAPPAYQYGAEPRNSLRGPRETNFDMSMEKQTTFGHEMSLLFRVEAFNVFNHPQFVIPAAAINASGAGAITATSNSARQLQGALRFSF
- a CDS encoding MFS transporter codes for the protein MPTRNHRLRWLLVFWLFVLSAVAYLDRVNISIAGQAIAKEFHLNNVQLGWLFSSFVLGYALFQAPAGRIADRVGARTVLGVAVIWWAVFTSAITFVSPEIGSLVIVLIGIRFLLGMGEAIVYPASNCMVAAWIPTSERGIANGIIFAGVGFGAGLAPPIITYTLLRYGWRASFWVSAVIGVIAGVVWFTIARETPEKHPWASQEERNYIVAGLPESKYSLSAAKLGWGTIVRDRNVQALSFSYFTYGYAVYIFFSWFFIYLNNVRELDMKRSSLYTMLPFIAMAIASPVGGWLSDRITRSKGKRAGRCGLAAIAMALCGVFLAAGAEVGSVALAVIVLAGGAGALYISQSSFWSVSADIGGASAGSVSGVMNMGCQLGGAISSSLTPWIAQRFGWATSFLFAAALALAGGAAWLLVNADGQPRIKERVLSQLEQV